The proteins below come from a single Tachypleus tridentatus isolate NWPU-2018 chromosome 13, ASM421037v1, whole genome shotgun sequence genomic window:
- the LOC143236925 gene encoding uncharacterized protein LOC143236925 isoform X1 — MERVPVLEGQVELYRQECNQEKKAHKSTQEEYQRLLNHNQELMDEINVYAHSQVVQLQKELSPPENWDVHHSQPLTTDPDKIKEEHTLANLETELEISNNTDVRDPVDPTDMDLRYQMELPELMVYCCPRCDMGFTNFQALQNHVDSCLEKKDPFLL; from the exons ATGGAAAGAGTGCCTGTTTTAGAAGGACAG GTGGAACTCTACAGACAAGAGTGTAATCAAGAAAAAAAAGCCCATAAATCAACACAAGAGGAGTACCAACGACTACTGAATCACAATCAGGAGTTGATGGATGAAATTAATGTATATGCTCATTCTCAAGTGGTACAACTTCAGAAAGAGCTGTCTCCTCCTGAAAATTG GGATGTCCATCACTCTCAACCATTAACTACTGATCCTGACAAAATAAAGGAAGAACACACTTTAGCAAACCTAGAAACAGAATTGGAGATCAGCAATAACACAGATGTCAGAGATCCAGTAGATCCCACAGATATG GATCTTAGATATCAGATGGAATTACCTGAGCTAATGGTTTACTGCTGTCCAAGATGTGATATGGGTTTTACTAACTTTCAGGCTTTACAAAACCATGTGGATAGCTGCTTGGAGAAAAAGGACCCCTTTCTTCTGTAA
- the LOC143236925 gene encoding uncharacterized protein LOC143236925 isoform X2, protein MKDKVELYRQECNQEKKAHKSTQEEYQRLLNHNQELMDEINVYAHSQVVQLQKELSPPENWDVHHSQPLTTDPDKIKEEHTLANLETELEISNNTDVRDPVDPTDMDLRYQMELPELMVYCCPRCDMGFTNFQALQNHVDSCLEKKDPFLL, encoded by the exons ATGAAAGACAAA GTGGAACTCTACAGACAAGAGTGTAATCAAGAAAAAAAAGCCCATAAATCAACACAAGAGGAGTACCAACGACTACTGAATCACAATCAGGAGTTGATGGATGAAATTAATGTATATGCTCATTCTCAAGTGGTACAACTTCAGAAAGAGCTGTCTCCTCCTGAAAATTG GGATGTCCATCACTCTCAACCATTAACTACTGATCCTGACAAAATAAAGGAAGAACACACTTTAGCAAACCTAGAAACAGAATTGGAGATCAGCAATAACACAGATGTCAGAGATCCAGTAGATCCCACAGATATG GATCTTAGATATCAGATGGAATTACCTGAGCTAATGGTTTACTGCTGTCCAAGATGTGATATGGGTTTTACTAACTTTCAGGCTTTACAAAACCATGTGGATAGCTGCTTGGAGAAAAAGGACCCCTTTCTTCTGTAA